The following is a genomic window from Hyperolius riggenbachi isolate aHypRig1 chromosome 4, aHypRig1.pri, whole genome shotgun sequence.
acacttggCTGCACAGCCGCACGTAGCATGCAGCCCTGGATTTAGGTTGCGCTGCTGTCATGGAGCTCGCATTGCAATAGCAGCACAGCTTATTGAATCAaaatcatgtgaacagtagcaGTTTCCTTTACAACAGACCGGTATTTTCTATCCTGCTCAGTTGAGTAGATTTGGTGATTTGGACAGATATCGTCCAATTTCCATTGATTGAACAGGATGGAACATAATCAGTTCTCCGCCAATCCGATAAATTGATTGAATCAAAGGGTCGACTGAGCAGGATAATCTACAAATTTGTGGGCACCTATGATGTGCAGTCATTTtcttcactgtggattcctctcctcTCAGTaggtggcagtttcctgtctttggGACCCTTACAGGATGGCTCTCCCGGCTGTGATGGTCACTAGGGGTTGTCAAGGGGAAAGGGTGTGAGCGTTGGGGGGCCCCATCAGAGTTTTGCTGTTCTCTAATATtgaaccgcacatgtgcaggactctcacgccggccggtgtgatgatgcgtagccggccggtgtgatgacgctaattaaggAAGAGGGAAGCAGACCTGATGACTTCAGGGCAAAGTCGTCTGATCATGGAGCCGCCAGCTGGGACcggaagaggagccaggaggaccccGGGGGACCTTACggcctatgctgggctggaggaaaagccccaggtaagtcaatatTTCATTTTGTGCCcaatgttcagggtccctttaagccaccataCAGCATCTACGGTACATACACATaattagtgttggtgtttgaattttgCATAACGAATTGGGAACACACAAATACTGCCAACCACCACACATCAGCACCAAACAAGTGGACAGGGCCAGGGGAAGTCCACTATTTGTGTTTACGGCACTTTCATGTAACTCTGATTCTTGCTTTTTCCAGCTTTGTAAGACCCGGTTCCCACTGGCAATTAGTGGCAAATGGATCCGTGAAAATGGATCTGGTTACAGGtcgatcagatctgttttcactccGTTTGTCATTCAGctgcttctgttctgttttcccatATCCCCCCATCAGCAAAGTGAATTTTGCTGGCTGTGGGCAGGGGCAGTGAGAAGCTAGGACACAAGGCTGGGGGCAGTGAGAAGCTGGGACACAAGGCTGGGGGCAGTGAGAGGCTGGGACACAAGGCTGGGGGCAGTGAGAGGCTGGGACACAAGGCTGGGGGCAGTGAGAAGCTGGGACACAAGGCTGGGGGCAGTGAGAAGCTGGGACACAAGGCTGGGGGCAGTGAGAAGCTGGGACAGAAGGCTGGGGGCAGTGAGAAGCTGGGACATAAGGCTGGGGGCAGTGAGAGGCTGGGACACAATGTTGGGGCAGTGAGAGGCTGGGACACAAGGCTGGGGGCAGTGAGAGGCTGGGACACAAGGCTGGGGGCAGTGAGAGGCTGGGACACAAGGCTGGGGGCAGTGAGAAGCAGGGACACAAGGCTGGGGGCAGTGAGAAGCTGGGACACAAGGCTGGGGGCAGTGAGAAGCTGGGACACAAGGCTGGGAGCAGTGAGAGGCTGGGACACAAGGCCGGGGGCAGTGAGAGGCTGGGACACAAGGCCGGGGGCAGTGACAGGCTGGGACACAAGGCCGGGAGCAGTGAGAGGCTGGGACACAAGGCTGGGAGCAGTGAGAGGCTGGGACACAAGGCTGGGGGCAGTGGGAGGCTGGGACACAAGGCTGGGGGCAGTGAGAGGCTGGGACACAAGGCTGGGGGCAGTGGGAGGCTGGGACACAAGGCTGGGGGCAGTGAGAGGCTGGGACACAAGGCTGGGAGCAGTGAGAGGCTGGGACACAAGGCTGGGAGCAGTGAGAGGCTGGGACACAAGGCTGGGGGCAGTGGGAGGCTGGGACACAAGGCTGGGGGCAGTGAGAGGCTGGGACACAAGGCTGGGGGCAGTGAGAGGCTGGGACACAAGGCTGGGGGCAGTGAGAGGCTGGGACACAAGGCTGGGGGCAGTGAGAGGCTGGGACACAAGGCTGGGAGCAGTGAGAGGCTGGGACACAAGGCTGGGGGCAGTGGGAGGCTGGGACACAAGGCTGGGGGCAGTGAGAAGCTGGGACACAAGGCTGGGGGCAGTGAGAGGCTGGGACACAAGGCTGGGGGCAGTGAGAAGCTGGGACACAAGGCTGGGGGCAGTGAGAAGCTGGGACACAAGGCTGGGGGCAGTGGGAGGCTGGGACACAAGGCTGGGGGCAGTGAGAGGCTGGGACACAAGGCTGGGGGCAGTGAGGAGCTGGGACACAAGGCTGGGGGCAGTGAGGAGCTGGGACACAAGGCTGGGGGCAGTGACAGGCTGGGACACAAGGCCGGGGCAGTAAGAGGCTGGACACAAGGCTGGGGGCAGTGACAGGCTGGGACACAAGGCCGGGGCAGTAAGAGGCTGGACACAAGGCTGGGGGCAGTGACAGGCTGGGACACAAGGCTGGGAGCAGTGACAGGCTGGGACACAAGGCTGGGAGTAGTGAGAGGCTGGGACACAAGGCTGGGGGCAGTGAGGAGCTGGGACACAAGGCTGGGGGCAGTGAGGAGCTGGGACACAAGGCTGGGGGCAGTGACAGGCTGGGACACAAGGCCGGGGCAGTAAGAGGCTGGACACAAGGCTGGGGGCAGTGACAGGCTGGGACACAAGGCCGGGGCAGTAAGAGGCTGGACACAAGGCTGGGGGCAGTGACAGGCTGGGACACAAGGCTGGGAGCAGTGACAGGCTGGGACACAAGGCTGGGAGTAGTGAGAGGCTGGACACAAGGCTGGGCGCAGTGAGCAGCTGGGACACAATGCTGGAGGCAGTGAGAGGCTGGGACACAAGGATAAGGGACATTGAGAGGCTGGGACACAAGGCTGGGGGCAATAAGAGGCTGGACACAAGGCTGGGGGCAATAAGAGGCTGGATACAGTAAGAGGCTGGGACACAAGGCTGGGGGCAATAAGAGGCTGGACACAAGGCTGGGGGCAATAAGAGGCTGGATACAGTAAGAGGCTGGGACACAAGGCCGGGGCAGTAAGAGGCTGGACACAAGGCTGGGGCAGTGAAAGGCCGGGACGCAAGGCTGGGGCAGTAAGAGGCTGGACACAAGGCTGGGGGCAGTGAGAGGCCGAGGCACAAGGCTGGGAGCAGTGAGAGGCCAGAACACAATGATGGGGGCAGAGTGAGGCTGGGACACAAGGCTGGGGGCAGTGGGAGCCTGGGAGGCTGGACACAAGGCTGGGGGCAGTGAGAGACCTGGACACATGGCTGGGGGCAGTGAGAGGCTGGGACACAAGGCTGGGGGCAGTGAGAGGCTGGGACACAAGGCTGGGGGCAGTGAGAGGCCAGGACACAAGGCTGGGGGCAGTGGGAGGCCGGGGCACAAGGCTGGGACTACTGAGAGGCTGGGACACAATGTTGGGGGCAGTGGGAGGCTGGGACACAAGGCTGGGGGCATTGGGAGGCTgggacgcgtacgttaaaaaggggcgctgggaaaaaagggcgccgggtttttaacgataagcatggataacgtttaaaaaaatattgtactgtttttcgtttaaaattaatgttttttaaagttataaatcattaaataatgtgcattaaatcggcaattgtaaaaacgttaatctttcgtttaaatagtgaaacgtataataacgtttaaaaaaaaaaattactaagtaaccctccctgtacctacccctaacccctagacccccctgttgatgcctaaacctaagaccccccctgttggtgcctaagtaatcctccctgtacctacccctaacccctagacccccctgttagtgcctaaacctaagacccccctgttggtgcctaaacctaagacccccctgttagtgcctaaacctaagacccccctgttagtgcctaaacctaagacccccctgttggtgcctaaacctaagacccccctgttggtgcctaaacctaagaccccctgttggtgcctaaacctaagacccccctgttggtgcctaaacctaagaccccccttttggtgcctaaacctaagaccccctgttggtgcctaaacctaagacccccctgttggtgcctaaacctaagaccccctgttggtgcctaaacctaagacccccctgttggtgcctaaacctaagaccccccttttggtgcctaaacctaagaccccctgttggtgcctaaacctaagacccccctgttggtgcctaaacctaagacccccctgttggttttttcgtttaaaaataatgttaaaaaaaaaaaaatgtactgtttttcgtttaaaaataatgtttgaaaaaaaatattgtactgtttttcgtttaaaaataaaatttaaaaatgtataaatcattaaataatgtgtaatcatgagaaacagtaataaaacattaagtctccgggcgccgcttttaaaacgttatttttctccggcgcccttttttcctatcgggcgcccattaaacgatatttattataggagtgaatggcggcgcccgatttgtccactagcctcaggcgcccgaatttactgtttccggctGGGACACAAGGCTGGGTGGCAGTGGGAGGCTGGGAAACAAGGCTGGAAGCAGTGAGAGGCTGGGACACAAGGCTGGGGGCAGTGAGAGGCTGGGACACAAGGCTGGTGGCAGTGAAAGCCTGGGACACAAGGCTGGGGGCAGTGGGAGGCTGGGACACAAGGCTGGGAGCAGTGAGAGGCTGGGACACAAGGCTGGGGGCAGTGAGAGGCTGGGACACAGAGCTGGGGGCAGTGGGAGGCTGGGACACAAGGCTGGGAGCAGTGAGAGGCTGGGACACAAGGCTGGGAGCAGTGAGAGGCTGGGACACAAggctggtggcagtgagaggctgGGACACAAGTCTGGGGGCAGTGGGAGGCTGGGACACAAGGCTGGGAGCAGTGAGAGGCTGGGACACAAggctggtggcagtgagaggcttGGGCACAAGGCTGGGGGCAGTGAGCGGCCGGGACACAAGGCTGGGGGCAGTGAGAGGCCGGGACACAAGGCTGGGGGCAGTGAGAGGCTTGGGCACAGGGCTGGGGGCAATAAGAGGCTGGGGCACAAGCCTGGGAGCAGTGAGAGGCCGGGACACAAGGCTGGGGGCAGTGACAGGCTGGGACACAAGGCTGGGGGCAGTGAGAGGCTTGGGCACAAGGCTGGGGGCAGTCAGAGGCTGGGGCACAAGGCTGGGAGCAGTGAGCGGCTGGGACACAAGGCTGGGGGCAGTGAGAGGCCGGGACACAAGGCTAGGGGTGGTGAGAGGCTGGGACACAATGCTGGGGGCAGTGAGAGGCTGGACACAAggctggtggcagtgagaggctgGACACAAGGCTGGGGGCAGTAAGAGGCTGGGACACAATGTTGGGGGCAGTGAGAGGCTGGGACGCAATGATGGGGGCAGTGAGAGGCCGGCACACAATGTTGGGGGCAGTGAGAGGCTGGGACACAATGATGGGGGCAGTGAGAGGCCGGGACACAAGGCTGGAGGCAGTGAGAGGCTGGACACAAGGCTGGGGGCAGTGGGAGGCTTGCAGCGGAGGTGGGGATTgttgtagagcagagagggacCCGCTCATGATGGCATCATGTGCTTGTCACATGTAAGACACACGGCTGACAGTCACACAAACACGTGGTCCCTCCGCACTGCGGTCAGCCACAGGCCATAAACATCTCCCTGGGAGGCCCCACTGTATAAATAATAAGTGCATTTTCCATGCAGCATTCACAGAGATCAGAGCGCGGGTCTGCAGGCTAAACGCTGGAAGAACTCATCGCTTTAtggttaatgttaaaaatagataAAATCCAGCAAAACAGCTCAACCAGTCTGCCGCCTCCAGCATTGCTGGTAATATGGAGGCTCTCAGGCACATATCAGACAATGGTCGCATCAGCGGCTGACCTACTACTAGTAGTGGCGTAGCAaactagcaatagggggtgcagaggttgtgaccctatCGAGCCCCTAGACAAGAGGGGCCcaataggggccctccttcatccatcttaatagcttttcattggtgctatgctggtaatcaggggcgtttctagcctttctgtcactccagacaAGAAGACCTGTGTCAGCCTCCCCCGAGATACAAACAATGCCGATCGCATTTGgttgcacacccccttcctgcactccttCAACTTACTGTGTAAATAtagagtatagcgcagcagaagctgtgctctcacctctcggaCCTGTGATGCTGCTGCTCCTCAGGAAATTGAACTTCCTGCTGCTGAACACTCACGCAGCAGAAGCAGGTAATAGAACACCTGTGGGGCCTGGCTTAGTCAGGGGAGTAGCTTCATTCTGGGGTAAGGGCTTAATCCAGGGGTATAGCGCCCCCCCAGGACCACTGGCACTGCaggcaatggcctggaatgcctatgcctaaaagtagccctgctggtaatgaacacgtctgtatgtgcattgcatagtggtaatccttaacaaactgtttccttactctgatgacaactctctgatactgcagctgtccttgataggttttggggccccatgtaaaacttgcactggggccccaagcatcTTCCTAACGCCATTGAGTAGGAAGGAGCGAAAATGCCTTGACGTTATCACAAAAAGTTTGTCGAACTTTTGCCGTTCCGTAGAATTTTTGCAGAAAGGTTTTCGCAAATTTCATTGAAGTCATTAGCATCGACTTTAGcagtttatagcaaagccccaatacatgCTAGGATCGCCAAACTTTCTGGGTATGTTAAAGagtaaccgtaaccaagaattgaacttcatcccaatcagtagctgatacgctgataccctctttcccatgagaaatcttttccttttctcaaacggatcatcgggggggggggggggggggggggggggtctgtatggctgatattgtggtgaaactcatgcaacagtgtgatgtcaggacaacaGACAAactgagagcagggtaggtgttttctctaatgttccaacTGATTTACTGTATAtgctaaaatacatgagggtgcctcgactctggttcactttaaggaaaacaGTTTGGAAcaacaggaattttttttttttttaaattctgattTTCGCAAATGCCAATTACCGATACTGCTGTCACGATTTcgcgaacgccattgcggcaagcaCATGTAAATGCGCCCAAACTATGATCTGGAGAGCCCCTTTAATTCATATGCCGGGCTTTTAGAAACTCAGTGCTCTTCCATCTCACCACCCCTGCCCTGGGGGATGTGAGGGAGtgtttgtttgtacttactgaaaGAAGCCATTCACCCTAAAACCAGACCATCCACACAGGAAAAAAGTTatctataagggggggggggggagcaataaAGATTctaaacgatcggtgtaacacagagagggtctgattaccggtgaactgcagtatcaccgagaatacagaatatacccgattattggtgatctgcagtatcaccgataatcagatatatctactaacctctggacacctgagataacaagtgagtgattgggtgtaacagtaacacagtggactgtggagtaggtacaaaggcagtaaggaatactgcacagaagaaagctccttccgtaagcctagactctcccgggggaggagctaagcagaatgtgggaaggacagagcgtgagtgacaccaatgagcgggtgtcactaacagatctgggaactgcctctaacagtaaggctagttctcgaggtcggccaagccaggtcgtcaacacacagacagataaagtacagaatcagaaggcagatacggaatccaataacaggcagggtcaggcaacggagaatcagaataacgaggtacagaatcaggaggcaggtacagagtccaggaacgagcagagattggcaacaggatatcagaaatagcaaggtacaagattagagttcagaggaatagtcaggcaggcagaaggtcataacaaataatacaattcaatattcctaatgctaaggtgtgaactccttgatgtcaacacctttggaaactatgctagaacacagaaacagacaaggcctgagtgctaccacgtagtgatcgcaacgacagacaaccagagaatgaccagcacccagtatatatactatagcgctctccagcgccaccctaagtgctggaccaatgaaaagtggtggagatgtcagctgaccagcttggtcagctgaccttcttctggctgtcatataaactctgcctctcagcgcgcgcgtgcgtcattctgaacctgtgtggactatcagtcccagccacactagtcacgttttgcaatgtctctgctggcctgcacgcagggtgagacgcaccgctatctgcgcatgcggtggcctccccgcgcctggtcagaccgtcagtagcaggcctgtgcgcgcaaaccggcgcgtcagacgcggcggtttttttgcgttccgctatgccagccgcggaaacagccgcctcatcctgcgtccatgcggcggcttttccgcgcttCTTCACAGATTCTCCAGGAAGTTTCTGCCATCCTAGTTTTAAAGATAAGGAGAGGAACAGATCCCCTCATAAACTCATTAGGGACCCATTCACATTCCTGCCTGTCCTGAGAATACCCAGAGACATGTCCCTGGCTTAATGAGCTTTTGATATCTCACTTCATAGTAGTCCATAATTCGATGGATATTGCGGAACCGTTTGGGCCCAGCGGTCCACAACTCACAGTGCGCCATGCGACCAGCGCAGCACACCTTCTGAGACGTTAATCGATCACCTAGTCA
Proteins encoded in this region:
- the LOC137504849 gene encoding ribosome-binding protein 1-like; protein product: MTLIKEEGSRPDDFRAKSSDHGAASWDRKRSQEDPGGPYGLCWAGGKAPAFERLGHKAGGSERLGHKAGGSERLGHKAGGSEKQGHKAGGSEKLGHKAGGSEKLGHKAGSSERLGHKAGGSERLGHKAGGSDRLGHKAGSSERLGHKAGSSERLGHKAGGSGRLGHKAGGSERLGHKAGGSGRLGHKAGGSERLGHKAGSSERLGHKAGSSERLGHKAGGSGRLGHKAGGSERLGHKAGGSERLGHKAGGSERLGHKAGGSERLGHKAGSSERLGHKAGGSGRLGHKAGGSEKLGHKAGGSERLGHKAGGSEKLGHKAGGSEKLGHKAGGSGRLGHKAGGSERLGHKAGGSEELGHKAGGSEELGHKAGGSDRLGHKAGAPQAPEFTVSGWDTRLGGSGRLGNKAGSSERLGHKAGGSERLGHKAGGSESLGHKAGGSGRLGHKAGSSERLGHKAGGSERLGHRAGGSGRLGHKAGSSERLGHKAGSSERLGHKAGGSERLGHKSGGSGRLGHKAGSSERLGHKAGGSERLGHKAGGSERPGHKAGGSERPGHKAGGSERLGHRAGGNKRLGHKPGSSERPGHKAGGSDRLGHKAGGSERLGHKAGGSQRLGHKAGSSERLGHKAGGSERPGHKARGGERLGHNAGGSERLDTRLVAVRGWTQGWGQ